TTTGGTAGCGAGATTCTCAACAAAGCAGGATTCTAACTGTTTACCTGCATCGGGACTGACCAAAAGCTTCAGTTCAATTTCATCGGCCATTGTAGTGTGAAGAGTTTGTATTCTCGATCGTAGATTAAAAAAGACACCTTATCCTGAGTCTGCGCTTTACGCAATCAAAATCATGCGCCTCTTGCGCCTGCCCAACTTTCAACAATGTCAGATTCAACATTACAGCCATACGGAAATCTACACGACAATGCTCGTTGTCGAAAAAGCCCATACCTCCCTCAACAATGAATGTTGCCTTTCTATATAGTTCGACCTAACATCTTGTTTGTAATACTGGTTTCAGGATGGAGAGAATGTTGTTTCAACTAATTAAAAGAGTATCGGTTCTGGCACTTTTGACGGTTTCCATGCAAAGCGTAGGGCAATCGGAAAATGACAGAGCAAACGAACCAGGAACGGTAAAAGCCAATTCAAGTGCAAACGGTGAAGTACGCTACATTACCGACGAGCTCTATACCTTTCTGCATGCAGGCCCGGGGAGGAATTTCAGAATATTGGGATCAGTGCAAGCAGGCTCAAAAATCACACAACTTGATGTCGATTCAGACAATAATTTCGTAGAAATCGTTGATGACAAAGAGCGCAGGGGATGGGTCGATGGACGCCATGTTGTCGCTCAGGAAACCCTTCATGCGCGCCTTCCAGTTTTGGAACAGCAGTTGGCATTTAGTGCAGAACAACTGGTATCTCAGCAAAATAAAATTGATGAACTGAGCAAACTCATTGAATCTCTGGAAAAAAGCAAGACGAATATAGAAACCCAGTATAACAAGCTGCAACAGGAGCATTCACAGGCGCAACAGCAACTTTCGCAAAACGACAGCACCGAGAAAAAAGATTGGTTTATGCGTGGAGGCATGCTGTCTCTGGCGGGTGTCTTGTTAGGTGTTTTGCTATCGCTGGTATTGAAACGCCGTCGCCGTCAGGATAGCTGGATGTAATATCATCCCCGCTGTTGAATGAGCGGTTAAATTCAAAGCTTGAAATTAAAAGTTCAAAATATGAGCTTCAAGGCTTGGCAGGTCGGAGCTGTTAAGCCTTCTTTGCTTCCATCGAATGACACGGATTTGTTAAATTATTCACTTCACCCAATCACGGGCACGCAATACAAATTCTTAGCCATGAAAGCTATAACTCAGTGTTGGCAGGGGTTATAGAAGGACATTATTATAACTGTTTCAAATTCTTTACAAAATTAGCAATTCCACCAACAATTACCTCTATGTCAGGCATTGGTTTTACGCCAATTTTGCAAATAATGGCGCCAGTATCAAGTCAGTATCCTGATACTTCCTGAGTTATTGCGAATCAGGCACACATAACCCAAAAAGACAAATATAAAATTATAGAGAAGATCACGGCGTTCTGTCCGACTTACTCACCCTAACATTTTGATGTAAGAACATCCTGTATTCGGAGGCATATGCTATGTTTCGTGCTAGTGAATTAAATAGTGCAACATACTCTATCCCATCACTTGAACAGTTGCGGAAAATTATCACAGACAACTACATTGTCGACGAAACTGCATACCTGCAAGAACTGATGACACTGGTCAATCAGGATGAATCTACCTTAAGCGCGATTCGTAGCGATGCCGTTACCCTGATCAACAAAGTACGAGAAGAAGCCCAGGGCGGCGACAGTATTGATGCCTTTTTACAAGAATACAGCCTTGATACTCAGGAAGGCATTGTATTGATGTGTTTGGCAGAAGCTTTGTTGCGTATTCCCGATCCTTCTACTGCCGATGCACTTATCAAAGACAAATTATCCAGCGCTAACTGGAAAGCCCACTTGAAAAAAAGCGGCTCTCTGTTAGTTAACGCTTCAACCTGGGGCTTACTGTTCACAGGCAAGATATTGCAAACCAATGTGCCAGAATCAGAACAAAATACTCTGGACAGATTAATCAATCGCCTGGGTGAACCCGTTGTACGCAAAGCCATGTATGCCGCAATGCAAATCATGGGTAAACAATTCGTATTGGGTCGCAATATCGGCGAAGCACTAAAAAGCAGCAAAAAGCAGCGCCAAAAAGGCTACACCCATTCCTATGACATGTTAGGTGAAGCGGCATTTACAGAAGATGATGCAAAGCGCTATTTCGATGCCTATGCAGCAGCTATCAAAGCCATTGGCAATGAAAAGTTTCCAGAAGCGCACCCAGCTCCACCAACTATTTCCATTAAGTTGTCGGCGCTTCATCCTCGTTATGAAGTGGCTAATCAAGAGCGCGTCCTGAATGAAATGTATGAGCGTGTAAATCAACTTATTCAACTCGCTCGTAGCCTGGATGTGGGTATTAGTATCGACGCAGAGGAAATGGACAGACTAGAGCTGTCGTTAAGCCTGTTTGAAAAATTATATCGCTCCGACGCCGCTAAGGGCTGGGGCTACTTGGGATTAGTGGTTCAAGCTTATTCCAAACGTGCGCTTCCAGTTTTAATGTGGGTGACTCAACTGGCAAAAGAGCAAGGTGATTTGATCCCTATTCGTTTGGTTAAGGGCGCTTATTGGGACTCGGAAATTAAGTGGACTCAAGAGAAAGGTTTACCGAGCTATCCCGTATTTACTCGTAAGGCCAGCACAGACGTCAGTTATCTGGCCTGTGCCAAGTTCCTGCTGAGCGAGCATACCGAAGGCTATATTTTCCCGCAATTCGCAACCCATAATGCACACACGCTATTGTGTATTCAACGCTTGGCAGGCAGTCGTCACATGGAATTCCAACGCTTACATGGCATGGGCGACGAGCTGTACAACACGGTAATGTCGGAAAACGACAAATTGAATGTTCGCATTTACGCCCCTGTTGGCGCTCATAAAGATCTGTTGCCTTATTTGGTGCGCCGCTTGTTGGAAAACGGTGCCAACAGTTCTTTTGTACACAAACTGGTAGACCCCAAAACCCCTGTTGAATCACTGGTAGATCACCCGCTGCAAACCTTGAAGGAGTACCCGACCATGGCAAATGACAAGATCCCACTTCCAACGGATATTTTCAGTGATCGTCGTAATTCAGATGGCACCAATATCAATATTGAGTCATTGCTAACGCCTTTCCTTGAGCAGGTCAGCAAAGCAGCTCAGCAACAGTGGCATGGTGGCAGCATTGTTAATGGTGAAGTGATCCACACTGGCGACTCAGTTAGCGTTTTCAGCCCACAGAATAAAGACCAATCGGTTGGCAAAATCCATTGGGCAGATAAAGCCACCACAGAGCAAGCTCTCACTGTTGCTCATCAAGCCTTCCCACAGTGGAACAAAACAGATGTAAATAGCCGCGCCAAGCTGCTGGAAAACCTGGCTGACCAGCTTGAAGCGAACAAGCACGAGCTTATTGCCATGTGTACATTGGAAGCGGGTAAGTCTCTGCAAGATGGCATTGACGAAGTGCGTGAAGCGGTCGATTTTTGTCGTTACTACGCGGTTCAGGCTCGCAAATTATTTGCAACAGGTAAACCATTAGAAGGCCCAACAGGTGAACGTAACGAGTTATTCGTTACCGGAAAAGGCGTGTTCGTTTGTATCAGCCCCTGGAACTTCCCATTAGCTATTTTCCTGGGACAAGTGGCAGCGGCATTGGTAACAGGTAATACCGTAATCGCCAAACCTGCAGAGCAAACCGGTCTGGTTGCTTTCCGTACCGTTGAACTCATGCTACAAGCAGGTTTCCCGAAAGATGTTATTCAATTTCTTCCGGGTAAAGGTTCCGAAATTGGCGCCCAGCTTACCAGCGATACTCGTGTTGCGGGCGTATGCTTCACAGGCTCAACCGATACAGCCAAGCGCATCAATTTATCATTAGCACACCGAGATGGTGCTATTGCTACCTTGATCGCTGAAACAGGCGGTCAGAATGCCATGATTGTTGACAGCACAGCCTTGCCAGAGCAAGTAGTCAACGACGCATTAACGTCCGCCTTCAAGAGCGCTGGCCAACGTTGCTCGGCTTTGCGTGTTATGTACATTCAGGATGATATTGCTGAGCGCGTGATTGAGTTGATTCAAGGCGCAATGAAAGAGCTGGAAGTGGGTGACCCGATGTCGCTGAAAACCGATGTTGGCCCAGTCATTGATAGCATGGCACAAGCAAACTTAAATGCTCACATTCAGTCAATTAGCCAACAAGGCAAAGTTATCGGTCAGGTCGCCATGCCGGATTACACGAAGAATGGTTCATTTGTACAACCAACAGCTGTTGAAATCGATTCTATTAAGCGCTTGGAAAAAGAACACTTTGGCCCGATTCTGCACATTGTTCGCTTTAAGGCCGGGCAACTAGATCAGGTGATCGCAGATATTAACGGCACCGGATATGGTTTAACCCTCGGAATTCATAGTCGCAACGAATCTTTTGCTTTGAAAATTGCTCAGAATGTGAATGTAGGTAACGTCTATATCAATCGTAATCAGGTTGGTGCGGTTGTGGGTGTTCAACCCTTCGGAGGTCAAGGGCTTTCGGGCACCGGCCCCAAAGCAGGTGGCCCTCACTACCTGACTCGCTTTGTTACAGAGAAAACCATCAGCAACAACATTACCGCCATCGGTGGTAACACGACATTGTTGAGCTTAGACGAATAATCAGCCACAGCTAATCACAACTCTTATGGCTCACGATATTCTTTCTCTTGAGAACAATCGTGAGCCAATTTCAACGGCAATGTTGCCACTTGGCAACAAATACGCATAATAAACAACATTCATATTAAATCGGCAGAATCCCTGGATGGGCAGAGCAGTCTCTCTGGTACTTCTCGTTTGCTTGGCATTATTGCAATACCGCCTCTGGTTTGGGAAACACAGTATTCCTGACTATTGGCGTCAAAAGCAGGAAGTGCAACAGCAAGAATTACAAAACGCAAAATTGCGCCAGCGTAATAGCTTGCTACGTGCGGATGTACAGGATCTGAAAATTGGTTTGGAAGCAATTGAAGAAAGAGCCCGAAATGAATTGGGATTAATCAAGCCAGGTGAAACCTTTTATCGTATACTTCCCTCCGATAATTAATGGGATTCAGCGCATCCCCCAACTGAAACCAAAAACTCAGATAAAACCCAATTATTAGACATGAACGATGCCTCACAGCCTAATCTTCGGCAATTTTCAGTAATCGTGCCTGCCGCAGGCATTGGACGCAGAATGGGCGCCAATTGCCCCAAGCAATATCTGCCATTAGCCGGCAAAACGTTACTGGAATGCACACTGGAACGGCTCATAAGCCATAACCAGATTAACCATATCGTATTAGCCATTAGCCCAGAAGATGAATACTTCCCACAGTTACCCATCGCGAATGCCGATTGGCTCACCGTAGTTAAGGGCGGTAAAGAAAGAGCAGATTCCGTCCTGGCGGGTCTTGAAGCACTTAATGCTGAGTACAACGAAAGCAGCGATTGGGTTTTAGTTCATGATGCTGCGCGCCCGTGCATTACTCACAGCGATCTGGATAAACTGCTAGCACTTTACGAAACAGGTATCGGCGGCATTCTCTCCATGCCAGTTCGCGACACCATGAAGCGAGCCAGTGCAGAACATCCCAATCTCGTGTCTCATAGTGAAGCAAGAGCTCATTTGTGGCATGCCTTAACGCCCCAGTTTTTCCCTAGGCAAGCGCTTCACGATGCATTGAAAAAAGCACTGGTTCAAGGGCTTAGCATTACAGATGAAGCATCAGCCATTGAGCTGATGGGGGGTTCCGTTAAGTTAGTCGAAGGGTTAACCAGCAATATCAAAGTGACTCACCCTGAAGACCTTGGCTTGGCAGAGTTTTATCTGCAACATCATTCTTCCCGCACACAGATGGAAAAACCAGCATGAATTTAGGACAAATCCGTATAGGCCAAGGCTACGACGTACACAAGTTCGGCGGTGAAGGCCCAATTATTATTGGTGGCGTCAGTATCGACTACGAACAGGGATTACTGGCACATTCAGACGGTGATGTATTACTACATGCAATATGCGACGCCTTGCTTGGCGCCTTAGCGCTGGGCGATATTGGTCATCATTTTCCCGATAATGACCCTGCATACGCCAATGTTGATAGCCGTGAGCTACTTCGACAAGTGATGAAATCGGTGAAAAGCAAAGGCTATGTGATTAATAATCTCGATTCGACCATCGTGGCTCAAGCGCCCAAAATGGCTCCTCATATCGTTCAGATGCGCGAAATCATCGCCAACGATTGTGCATGTGACATTGACCAGATCAATGTAAAGGCTACTACTACTGAAAAGTTAGGCTTTACGGGGCGTAAAGAAGGCATTGCCTGCTACGCGAGTGTTATTTTGATTAAGGCTCAGGATAGTAACCAATAAATGACAAACTTAAGCACCGAACACTGGAGTTACTTCCTTGGCAAACCAGAAATCACCGCTGTATTAAAGCAACAGCCCGAAGATTTTCAGGTTACAGAAATACTGCCTTTTGAACCTTGTGGCGAAGGTGAGCACATCTTCCTCTGGATTGAGAAAACAGGCTTGAATACCGCTTTTGTTGGAGAGCAATTAGCAAAATTTACCGGGTTACATCTTCGTAACGTGAGTTTTGCTGGGCGAAAAGACAAACATGCCGTAACTAAACAGTGGTTCAGTATTCACGCGCCGGGCAATCAGGACTTCGACTGGTCATCATTTGAATTAGAAGGCTGCCGCATTCTCAATGTTATCAGGCATAACAAGAAACTGCGTACAGGCAGTTTAAGTGGCAACCGTTTCTCTATTACTCTGCGCGAATTAAATACAACTGAAAGGCTGGAAGAAAGACTAAACCAGATTCAGTTAAATGGTGTACCCAATTATTACGGGCAACAGCGTTTTGGTGAGATTCGTCAAGCTACAGATCCTCAAACGGGAGAGTCTTTATCAGGAGGTTCTCTTTTAGGTGGCTCTCTTTTGGGAGGAAATCTGGCCCTCGCTCAAAAAATGATTCAGGGTGAAGAAATCCGTAACCGTAATAAGCGCTCAATGGCCATTTCCGCTTTGCGCTCGTGGCTATTCAATGAGTTTGTGCATCAACGGTTACAGGCGTCTCGCTCGTTAGAGCAGCCGCAACCCTATGAGCACGCCCTGCCAGGTGATGTTTTCATCTTATCCGGAAGCAACAGTTTTTTCTCGCAAGAGGAATTAGACGAAACGATTCACAATAGGCTTCATGAGCGAGACATTAATCTTTCCGCACCGTTATGGGGTAAAGGCGAATTAGATTCCAAGCTGGATGCTCTTAAGCTGGAAACAGAAATAGCCGCTCAGTTTGATGACATCTGTCAGCATCTGGCCTCTTTGGGTCTTAAGCAAGAACGCCGAAACATTTGGTTATTTCCCAAAGCAATGCAGTGGCAAATACAACATAATACAGTAACCATTACTTTTGAGTTACCTTCCGGTTGCTTTGCAACCTCAGTCATCAGAGAATTAGCCAACACGCTCTGACAACAAGCAACACCAAAAGCGTAGAACGCGATTTTAGGGGAACCGAAATGAACATTTTGTTAAGCAATGACGATGGTGTCCATGCCGAAGGTCTTGCAGTGCTTCACTCACTATTAGCCAAAGAGCATGAAGTTACCGTGATTGCCCCTGATCGAAACTGCAGTGGCGCAAGCAATGCTTTATCCTTGATGCAGCCATTACGCATCCAGGAAATGCATAATGGTTTCCACGCAGTTAATGGCACACCTTCAGACTGTGTACATCTGGGTATCAACAGCTTTTTAGATAATGATCCTGAATTGGTTATTTCAGGTATTAATCATGGCCCCAATTTAGGTGACGATGTTATCTATTCAGGCACAGTAGCCGCCGCAACCGAAGGGCGCTATATGGGATTACCCGCCATTGCGGTATCACTGAACAGCAGAACCGGAGAACACTTCGAAACGGCAGCCAAAGTGGTATGTGACATTGTTCGCCATCTCAAAGAACATCCGCTACCCGCAGATCAGATACTTAACATCAATGTACCCAACATTCCTTATGAAGAATTAAAAGGTATTCAGGTAACTCGACAAGGCAGACGCCATCGCGCTGAATCAATGGTAAAATCGCAGGATGCTGCCGGACGTGAGATATATTGGTACGGTAGTGTAGGCCAAGAGCAAGATGCCGGAGAGGGTACTGACTTTTACGCCGTCGCAAATGGCTATTGTTCAGTTACGCCGCTAACTGTCGATATGACCGCTTACCAAAGCCTGGAAAACATGCAAGACTGGATCGAAAAATTATAAAACCATGAGTGGATACAAACTGCAACAGACTCGACGTGGCGAAGCTTTAGCGCAACTGCTGCACAAAGAAGGTATTCGAAATACCGAAGTATTGAAGGCTATCGCCAGTACCCCTAGAGAAATGTTTATTCCTGATGCTCTGCAACATCAGGCATATCTTAATACCGCACTGCCAATCGGCCAGGGACAAACCATTTCTCAACCTTATATCGTCGCCAAAATGACTGAATTATTGTTAGAGGGAGAACATCCTCTCAATAAAGTGTTGGAAATAGGCACAGGTTCAGGATACCAATCAGCAATATTGGCGCAATTGTTTTCCCATGTTTACTCGGTTGAACGCATTAAGTCACTGCAGTTTCAAGCCAAGCGCAAACTACAGAAACTGGATTTACACAATGTCAGTATGAAGCACGGTGATGGCTGGGAAGGATGGCCGAGTAAAGGTAAATACGATGCCATTATCGTTACGGCTGCCGCTCGTAACCTACCAACACAATTATTAGGGCAACTGGAAGATGGTGGACAGCTGGTGATCCCGGTAGGCACAGATAATCAAATGTTAGAGTTAATCACTCGTCAAGGTGAAGAATTTGAAACCCGACACATTGAAGCGGTGCGCTTTGTTCCTTTGATTCCTGGGGCGTTATCTTGAAGTTATTCCAGCATCTGTACAATGCATGCTTAAGATGGGCAAAACATAAACATGCCCAATACTACCTGTTTGTAATGGGCTTTTCCGAGTCCGTCTTTTTCCCCATTCCACCCGATGTCATGTTAGCCCCCATGTCACTGGCGAAACCTCAAAAAGCGTGGTTCTATGCCATGATAACTACGTTATCATCGGTATTAGGTGGAATTTTCGGCTACATGTTGGGCGCTTATGCCTTTGAAAGTTACATTCAACCACTAATTGTCGAATGGGGTTATCAAGGCAAACTCGAATTAGCTATTTCATGGTTTAAAGAATACGGAATAGGGATAGTATTTCTTGCAGGCTTTTCTCCCATCCCGTATAAAATATTTACATTATCAGCCGGTTTTTTAAATATGGCCTTTTTGCCTTTTATCGTTGTTTCAGCAATTAGTAGAGGCATGAGATTTTATTTAGTGGCAGGATTAATGTATTGGGGAGGAGAAAAAATGGAAGAGAAACTAAGACAATATATAGATTGGATTGGATGGATAACTATTGCTTTGGCAATAGTTGCATATTTCATTTTTAGGTAATGATTATGCTTAGAGCTAAATATCCATTCATTTTGCTCTCCTTTTTTCTAACAGTTTTTTTAACTGCCTGTTCCAGCCGCCAACAGCCCGCCCCGGTCGTTAATTTAGGTGCAAAATCAAAAATAAATGTTATAAAAAAAGAAGCGATTAATTCAAAATATTATATCGTCAAAAAAGGCGACACTTTGTATTCAATTGCCTTCTCAGCGGGAAAAGATTTTCAAGAAATAGCCCAATTAAATAACATAGAAAAGCCTTATTCTATCTACCCTGGACAGCGTCTTTCTTTAATTACGTCAAAAACTCGGCAGGAAAATAAATCTACCGACAAAAATAAAAGCAATTCAAAAAACGAACTAAATCAAACAGTTGATCAGGGCAAAAAGTCGGCGTATGGTAGTCCTGATAAAGGCGATTTGGAATCAAACAAATCACCGTTTCCTTCAACAATTAGTAAATGGAAATGGCCAGCCAAGGGGAAAATTATAGATAAATTTTCATTGGCTCCTGAAGGAAATAAAGGTATCGACATTGCCGGGAAAAATGGAGACCCAATATATGCTGCCGCGGATGGAAAGGTAGTGTATACCGGTGATGCCTTAAGAGGTTATGGAAAACTCATCATTGTTAAGCATTCTGAATCTTATTTAAGTGCTTATGCTCACAATGATAAATTTTTGGTTAAGGAACAAGAATGGGTCAAAGCAGGGCAGCAAATTGCGCTTAAAGGAAATAGCGGCACGGATAAAACCATGCTTCACTTTGAAATTCGTTACAAAGGCAAGTCGGTTGATCCACTACGTTATTTACCGCAAAAGCGATAAAAATAAGAAGAATAAAAAACAAGAAGAATAAGAAATAAAATCGGGGGATAGGTATAAATTTACACCATGCAGGAGAATTAACTCATGGCAAATGATACCTCAGTCGTCGAAATTGAAACCTCAGAAGAAGCAGAATCTGATACAGATATTGAATTAGCGGATTTAGAAGAATCCGAACCAGACTCTCTAGAAGATATTCTGGCAAATCAGGATGATTTACATAAAAACCTGGATGCAACCCAGTTGTATTTGGGTGAAATTGGTTATGCACCTCTATTAAGCGCCGAAGAAGAAATTTACTTCGCCCGACGAGCACTTAAAGGAGAAGAAGCGGCGCGCAAGCGGATGATTGTCAGTAATCTACGATTGGTAGTGAAGATTGCTCGACGCTATAACAATCGCGGCTTGGCGTTACTCGATCTCATTGAAGAAGGAAATCTCGGTCTTATTCGAGCCGTTGAAAAGTTCGATCCAGAAAGAGGCTTTCGTTTCTCCACCTATGCAACCTGGTGGATCCGTCAAACCATAGAACGCGCGATCATGAATCAAACGCGTACTATTCGACTTCCCATTCATATCGTTAAAGAGCTGAATGTGTATCTGCGTGCCGCGAGAGAATTGGCGCAAAAACTGGATCATGAGCCTACAGCGGAAGAAATCGCATTGGCTTTGGAAAAACCAGTTAAGGATGTCACCAAAATGCTCCGCCTTAACGAGCGTATCACTTCCGTTGATACACCGTTAGGTAACGAGAATGACAAAGCTTTGCTGGATGTATTGTCAGATGAATCTCATCACGGGCCTGAAGATGAGCTACAGGATAACAATGTCAGAAGTAATATTGTTTCCTGGCTAGAAGATCTTAATCCCAAACAAAGAGAAGTCTTGGCACGACGATTCGGACTACTGGGATACGAGCCATCGACACTGGAAGATGTTGGAATTGAAATAGGATTAACTCGTGAACGTGTTCGTCAGATTCAAGTCGAAGCACTACGCAAACTAAAGGAACTTCTTTCTACTCAAGGACTGAATCAGGAAGCATTGTTTAGTCATATCGAATAAAAACCTAAGTCTCATACCATAGAAAGTGTTTCTTATCTAATAAGAAGCACTTTTTGTATTTAAATCACTCAAAAAATTAGAGCTTAACCAATTGTTTTTATTACCATTTTCATATATAGGTGAAAATTTACGGACATTTAGATAACCTTTTTTGACTACAAATAAGACTCATAAGTATTTATCATAATTACCGAATTTAGAACTTTCTCAGTTCAATAAAGAGGCAAAAATGAAAATGATGAAATTGTGGGTTACGGTTTTTCTAACAGCAATAACGTTTGCTAATACAACTTACGCTACAGAGAATGATGCAAATTCTCCCCCTGTACTAAAAACCGAAAATCTGGAAAAACTTGATGGGTGGTGGAACTCCCTCTCTTTGAGTAAAATAATTCTCACTGGTGAATCTTCATTAACAGGACCAGGTGTTAGCGGTGATCCATGAGCAGCATTATTGGATTGATTAGTGTAGTTTGAGTCAGAGTCCTTCTGACTCCATATTTTGTTTTGAGTACAATATGTTGGATTTAGCAATTGCATTCGTTGTTAGCAATGTGTGGATTATTGGTTTTTTCGTAGCATCTCTTTATA
Above is a window of Paraneptunicella aestuarii DNA encoding:
- the rpoS gene encoding RNA polymerase sigma factor RpoS, with the protein product MANDTSVVEIETSEEAESDTDIELADLEESEPDSLEDILANQDDLHKNLDATQLYLGEIGYAPLLSAEEEIYFARRALKGEEAARKRMIVSNLRLVVKIARRYNNRGLALLDLIEEGNLGLIRAVEKFDPERGFRFSTYATWWIRQTIERAIMNQTRTIRLPIHIVKELNVYLRAARELAQKLDHEPTAEEIALALEKPVKDVTKMLRLNERITSVDTPLGNENDKALLDVLSDESHHGPEDELQDNNVRSNIVSWLEDLNPKQREVLARRFGLLGYEPSTLEDVGIEIGLTRERVRQIQVEALRKLKELLSTQGLNQEALFSHIE